One window of Planctomycetia bacterium genomic DNA carries:
- a CDS encoding FRG domain-containing protein has protein sequence MDSAAIIERGEIHSCNDLLNFVEILQDVSSSLMWFRGEQSAFEKLTPQVFREPNWANHEASMSNDFVLRAPSRHSHTPDLNEHIRWLSLMRHYGLPTRLLDWTESPLIGAYFCVTISKTKEHEEKEGYIWVLLPGRLNDATCGIKGMLTAGHPKVSEIARHAFDRASGSTTNADNVLAFAPEEFDRRIIAQKSMFTIHRSGECLTKIAEYGSVEQVNCSASLARIVVPAKAKKQLRSELRVLGIRESDVFPDLEHLANEISDAEFIRRRFHDLGYVGY, from the coding sequence TTGGATTCTGCAGCGATAATTGAACGAGGCGAAATACACTCCTGTAACGACTTACTGAATTTCGTAGAGATTCTTCAGGATGTCAGCAGCTCGCTAATGTGGTTCCGTGGCGAGCAGAGCGCATTCGAAAAGCTTACTCCCCAGGTGTTTCGCGAGCCTAACTGGGCCAATCATGAAGCTAGCATGAGCAATGATTTCGTACTTCGTGCGCCAAGTCGCCATTCCCATACGCCGGATCTCAATGAGCACATTCGCTGGCTTTCGCTCATGCGCCATTATGGACTGCCCACCAGACTTCTTGACTGGACGGAATCGCCGCTGATTGGTGCCTACTTCTGTGTAACGATTTCGAAAACTAAGGAACACGAGGAAAAGGAAGGCTATATCTGGGTGTTGCTACCGGGCAGGTTGAACGATGCCACCTGTGGGATCAAGGGTATGCTAACCGCCGGACATCCCAAGGTGTCTGAAATCGCCAGGCACGCGTTTGATCGGGCTTCCGGTTCGACAACGAATGCTGACAACGTGCTTGCATTCGCACCTGAGGAATTTGATCGTCGGATAATTGCCCAAAAGTCAATGTTCACGATTCACCGAAGCGGCGAATGTCTTACCAAGATTGCTGAATATGGTTCCGTCGAGCAGGTCAACTGCTCAGCAAGTCTCGCTAGGATTGTCGTTCCCGCGAAGGCCAAGAAACAGCTTCGATCAGAACTTAGGGTGCTCGGAATTCGCGAGTCAGATGTCTTTCCAGATTTGGAGCACCTCGCCAATGAAATCTCCGATGCCGAATTCATTAGACGTCGCTTTCACGACTTGGGGTACGTTGGGTATTGA
- the moaC gene encoding cyclic pyranopterin monophosphate synthase MoaC — MTSRLSIALSHVDARGRARMVDVSAKKVTRRRAVASAQVKLRPATLKLIHDGKIPKGDVFAVARLAGIQAAKETSRLIPLCHPLPLDHVELEISAKRPDRVIIRAEAAVGGKTGVEMEALVAASVAAMTIYDMCKAVDRGIEIGPIRLEEKSGGRSGTWKRTGKNKKA, encoded by the coding sequence ATGACGAGTAGATTATCAATTGCATTGTCCCACGTCGATGCCCGCGGCCGGGCGCGTATGGTTGACGTCTCCGCCAAGAAGGTCACGCGGCGACGTGCGGTCGCGAGTGCACAGGTGAAGCTCCGGCCCGCGACGCTCAAGCTTATTCACGACGGCAAAATTCCCAAGGGCGATGTGTTCGCGGTGGCCCGGCTCGCCGGGATTCAGGCGGCGAAGGAGACGTCGCGGCTTATTCCGCTCTGCCACCCGCTCCCACTGGATCATGTCGAACTGGAAATCTCCGCGAAGCGACCGGACCGGGTCATCATTCGCGCGGAGGCGGCGGTGGGGGGGAAGACCGGCGTGGAGATGGAGGCGCTTGTCGCGGCCTCCGTCGCCGCGATGACCATCTACGACATGTGCAAGGCGGTGGACAGGGGCATCGAGATCGGCCCCATTCGCCTGGAGGAAAAATCCGGCGGACGATCGGGTACCTGGAAGCGTACGGGCAAAAACAAGAAAGCCTAG
- a CDS encoding redoxin domain-containing protein: MSQITSATARSSILPVVILSLFMVSMTASEANGSPDDRIHEKLKDAKLRDMKGKEVKLLDYHKGKVLVVAYTGLGCPISERYMPRLAELEKKYGPKKVKFVGINANPQDSLKAIAKEAKVRGVKFPMLQDKNHALTEQLDAKTSTEVFVIDKEGLIRYRGMIDDQYALGEKRDKPKVKYLQKAIDAALKGNDPRETRTAAPGCLITRTASKKKTKASKTKFTYASHVAKIIQNNCVSCHRPGQVGPFPLTSYEQVTGWAAMMDFVVRDGRMPPWNADDEFDGHFANERKLSKKEKSTLLAWLDGGMPRGNPKKEPKPKKFPKQWRIGKPDKIYQMKESFLVPKEGTVEYKYFEIPTDFKEDKWIVAMEAHPGAAEVVHHVLAFIVDPKNGNRQPSQLGLEDGFLCATVPGDTPSIFPEGCAKKLPAGAKLIFQMHYTTNGKAQRDRSSIGLKFAKDPIDREVSTRGIYNLGFEIPAGAADYEVRSEFVPNEDIEVLSFFPHMHTRGKSWKFLIHQLDGTQKTVLSVTDYDFNWQESYILKQPMLVQKGTKIECIGVFDNSEKNYDNPDPTKPVKWGEQTWEEMMIGYIDWVPAKKDTAAAAAKAGKDDKSGAS; the protein is encoded by the coding sequence ATGAGTCAGATCACCTCTGCCACCGCGCGCTCGTCTATCCTGCCGGTCGTCATCCTGTCCCTTTTCATGGTTTCCATGACGGCGTCAGAGGCCAATGGTTCGCCTGACGACCGCATTCACGAGAAGCTCAAGGACGCCAAGCTCCGCGACATGAAGGGCAAAGAGGTCAAGCTCCTCGATTACCACAAGGGCAAGGTGCTGGTCGTCGCCTACACCGGATTGGGCTGTCCCATCAGCGAGCGTTATATGCCGAGGCTCGCCGAGCTGGAGAAAAAGTACGGCCCCAAGAAGGTGAAGTTCGTCGGGATCAACGCCAATCCGCAGGACTCGCTCAAGGCCATCGCCAAGGAGGCGAAGGTTCGCGGCGTCAAGTTCCCCATGCTTCAGGACAAGAACCACGCCTTAACGGAACAGCTCGACGCGAAGACCTCGACCGAGGTCTTCGTCATCGACAAGGAAGGCCTGATTCGCTACCGCGGCATGATCGACGATCAGTATGCTCTCGGCGAGAAGCGCGACAAGCCGAAGGTGAAGTACCTCCAAAAGGCCATCGACGCCGCCCTCAAGGGCAATGACCCGCGAGAGACGCGCACCGCTGCCCCGGGCTGCCTTATCACCCGAACGGCGTCGAAGAAAAAGACCAAGGCCTCGAAGACGAAGTTCACCTACGCCTCGCATGTGGCGAAGATCATTCAGAACAATTGCGTTTCCTGCCATCGGCCGGGACAGGTCGGGCCCTTTCCGCTGACCAGCTACGAACAGGTCACCGGGTGGGCGGCGATGATGGACTTCGTCGTCCGCGATGGTCGAATGCCTCCCTGGAACGCCGATGACGAATTCGACGGCCATTTCGCCAACGAGCGAAAGCTGTCGAAGAAGGAAAAATCGACGCTCCTCGCCTGGCTCGACGGCGGAATGCCGCGCGGCAATCCCAAGAAGGAACCCAAGCCGAAAAAGTTCCCCAAGCAGTGGCGAATCGGCAAGCCTGACAAGATCTATCAGATGAAGGAGTCGTTCCTCGTCCCGAAGGAGGGAACGGTCGAATACAAGTACTTCGAGATTCCCACCGACTTCAAGGAAGACAAATGGATCGTGGCCATGGAGGCCCATCCAGGCGCGGCCGAGGTCGTGCACCACGTCCTCGCGTTCATTGTCGATCCCAAGAATGGGAATCGCCAGCCGAGTCAGTTAGGCCTTGAGGACGGGTTCCTGTGTGCGACGGTTCCGGGAGATACGCCGTCGATCTTCCCCGAGGGCTGCGCGAAGAAGCTCCCGGCCGGCGCGAAGCTCATCTTCCAGATGCACTACACCACCAATGGAAAGGCCCAGCGCGATCGCTCGAGCATCGGCCTGAAGTTTGCCAAGGACCCGATCGACCGCGAAGTGTCCACGCGCGGTATCTACAACCTGGGCTTCGAGATTCCCGCCGGGGCCGCCGATTACGAGGTGCGTTCGGAGTTCGTGCCGAACGAGGACATCGAAGTCCTCTCCTTCTTCCCGCACATGCACACGCGCGGCAAGTCGTGGAAGTTCCTGATCCATCAGCTCGACGGCACCCAGAAGACGGTCCTGTCGGTAACGGACTACGACTTCAATTGGCAGGAGTCGTACATCCTCAAGCAGCCGATGCTGGTGCAAAAGGGAACGAAGATCGAGTGCATCGGTGTTTTTGACAACTCGGAAAAGAACTACGACAACCCCGACCCGACCAAGCCGGTCAAATGGGGCGAGCAGACCTGGGAAGAAATGATGATCGGCTACATCGACTGGGTGCCCGCCAAGAAGGACACGGCCGCCGCCGCCGCGAAGGCAGGCAAGGATGACAAGTCGGGCGCGTCCTAG
- the cls gene encoding cardiolipin synthase: MNAAAWTILSILHYSATIVVIENLLRKKHDPRGTLAWIFALLLLPFFSLALYLLIGNVPIQRKVRRRHHHRRMIEPNLRRKTTEAVASHDARDEPGLDPAQRSLIRMAVRIGESIVTRGNDVSIHHDAEAVFLSMSLALEAAQSHIHMQYYIFANDETGRAVGDLLMKKAREGLEVRLLLDAMGSWRLPRSYVRTLRRSGVKVAFFLPWGLISRRFHLNCRNHRKAVIIDGRIGFCGSQNIGDEYLGRRRRFGPWRDTHLRIRGPAVAQLQEVFIEDWHFAAHEDLSASDRYFPEPQLPGSQMVQIIASGPDRRPNMLHQLLNAAVSDADHFVSLVTPYFVPDRAMILALASAAFRGVRVRLMLPARSDHRIVLWAARSYYEELLESGVEIYEYSEGMLHAKTVVVDRRWAMVGSANMDERSFRINFELTSLLYDAGLAQDLHADFDALRERAVRITPEYLQKWTYLQNLTMGAARLATPLL, encoded by the coding sequence ATGAACGCCGCCGCCTGGACCATCCTGTCCATCCTGCATTACTCCGCGACGATCGTCGTCATCGAAAACCTGCTGCGCAAAAAGCACGACCCGCGCGGCACGCTCGCCTGGATCTTCGCCCTTCTCCTTCTGCCTTTTTTCAGTCTTGCCCTCTACCTGCTCATCGGAAATGTCCCCATCCAGCGCAAGGTCCGCCGTCGTCATCACCACCGCAGGATGATCGAGCCAAACCTCCGCCGCAAAACCACCGAGGCCGTTGCCTCGCACGACGCTCGCGACGAACCCGGCCTCGACCCCGCCCAGCGCTCGCTCATCCGCATGGCCGTGCGCATCGGCGAGTCCATCGTCACCCGCGGCAACGATGTCTCCATCCATCACGACGCCGAAGCCGTCTTTCTCTCCATGAGCCTCGCCCTCGAGGCCGCTCAGTCCCACATTCACATGCAGTATTACATTTTCGCCAACGATGAAACCGGCCGCGCCGTCGGCGACCTCCTCATGAAGAAGGCGCGCGAAGGCTTGGAGGTGCGCCTTCTCCTCGACGCCATGGGCTCCTGGCGATTGCCGCGCTCCTATGTCCGCACCCTTCGCCGCAGTGGCGTAAAGGTTGCGTTCTTTCTGCCGTGGGGACTCATCAGCCGTCGATTCCACCTCAACTGTCGCAACCACCGCAAGGCGGTCATCATCGATGGCCGCATCGGCTTTTGCGGCAGCCAGAACATCGGCGACGAATACCTCGGCCGTCGGCGCAGGTTCGGCCCCTGGCGCGATACCCATCTCCGCATCCGCGGGCCCGCCGTCGCCCAGCTTCAGGAGGTCTTCATCGAGGACTGGCACTTCGCCGCCCACGAGGACCTTTCAGCAAGCGATCGTTACTTCCCCGAGCCCCAGCTTCCCGGCTCGCAGATGGTGCAGATCATCGCCAGCGGGCCCGATCGCCGGCCGAACATGCTGCATCAACTCCTCAACGCGGCCGTCTCCGACGCCGATCATTTCGTCTCGCTGGTCACGCCGTACTTCGTGCCCGATCGGGCCATGATACTGGCACTGGCGTCGGCGGCCTTTCGCGGCGTGCGCGTGCGTCTGATGCTGCCGGCCCGGTCGGATCACCGCATCGTCCTGTGGGCGGCACGGAGCTATTACGAGGAATTGCTCGAGTCCGGCGTGGAGATTTACGAATACTCCGAGGGCATGCTCCACGCCAAGACCGTCGTGGTCGACCGCCGCTGGGCGATGGTCGGCTCGGCCAACATGGACGAGCGGAGCTTCCGCATCAACTTCGAGCTGACCAGCCTGCTCTACGACGCCGGCCTGGCCCAGGACCTCCACGCCGACTTCGACGCCCTGCGCGAGCGCGCCGTCCGCATCACGCCGGAGTATTTGCAGAAGTGGACCTACCTCCAAAACCTCACCATGGGCGCCGCCCGCCTGGCGACCCCGCTGCTGTAA
- a CDS encoding DUF480 domain-containing protein, whose product MAIELKPLEIRVLGVLIEKSMTNADTYPLTLNSLTLGCNQKTNRDPVLSLSEGEVAAAVHELQQWQLVSFADTPRGSRANRFRHEVEQRFGWNAVQRAVMAELMIRGPQTLGELRTHVSRMIPPGDIAYLTELLGEFEKAEPPMVRELPRQPGQSTTRWAQLLGGPVNVSHFSAPAAQTSRPEVSPEDEHAHTVLGARIDQLTAEVSDLKAQLAQLRSLIERGVQS is encoded by the coding sequence ATGGCGATCGAATTGAAGCCCCTTGAGATTCGCGTCCTCGGCGTCCTCATCGAAAAGTCGATGACCAACGCCGATACGTACCCGCTGACCCTGAATTCGCTGACGCTGGGCTGCAATCAGAAGACCAATCGCGACCCGGTCCTGAGCCTCAGCGAGGGGGAGGTCGCCGCAGCCGTTCACGAGCTACAGCAATGGCAGCTTGTGAGCTTCGCCGATACGCCGCGCGGCTCTCGGGCGAACCGTTTCCGGCACGAGGTGGAGCAGCGGTTCGGCTGGAACGCGGTGCAGCGGGCCGTCATGGCTGAATTGATGATCCGGGGGCCGCAAACCCTCGGCGAACTGCGAACACATGTCTCGCGAATGATCCCACCTGGCGATATCGCATACCTGACCGAGCTTCTGGGAGAATTTGAAAAGGCCGAGCCGCCGATGGTCCGCGAACTCCCCCGGCAGCCCGGCCAATCCACGACCCGCTGGGCTCAACTTCTGGGCGGCCCGGTGAACGTCAGCCATTTCTCCGCGCCTGCTGCACAAACTTCGCGGCCTGAGGTCAGCCCCGAGGATGAGCACGCCCACACAGTCCTGGGGGCGAGAATCGACCAGTTGACCGCCGAAGTGTCCGACCTGAAAGCGCAACTGGCTCAATTGCGGAGCCTGATCGAGCGAGGCGTCCAGTCGTAG